GGCAGTGGACAGGATGATGGTCGGAGTCTCGACATCACCGGTATCCGCGCGGTAGTCGCTGTAGACCTTGCTGGCAACAGCAGTGTGTGGGTCCATGAGGTAATGGTTATACTCAAACATACGCTTAATGGCCCCGGCGGTTTCTTCCTCGTTAGCACAGCCAGCGTAGAAAACATGGTCGTCGCCCATGAAGAGAAGCTCGCGTTCCAGCGCGTAGGAGCCGTCTGCGCTCAACTGGTTCATCAGGTCTGCGATCACCTCGCTGTTGCCGCCTGTGATGTCATAGAGCAGGCGTTCCAGGTTGCTGGAGATCAGAATGTCCATGGACGGAGACATGGTTTTATAGAAATCGCGGTTGCGGTTATATTCACCAGTGTGGAAAAAGTCGGTCAGGATGTTATTTTTATTGGACGCGCAGATGAGCCGGCTGACAGGCAGACCGATGGCACGGGCGTAGTAGCCGGCCAGAATGTTTCCGAAGTTACCGGTCGGCACCACAAAGTTAACAGCCTCTCCCAGGTCGATAACTGCTTTTTTGTAGAGCTGCATGTAGCTGTAAAAATAGTATACAATCTGGGGCAGCAGGCGTCCGATGTTGATGGAGTTGGCCGAGGAAAAAACATAACCCTGTTCCCGCAGCTCCTCGATCAGGCCGCTGTTGTTCAGAATTTCCTTGACGCCGTTCTGGGTATCGTCAAAATTGCCGGCCACACCGATGACGCAGGTGTTATCGCCATCCTGGGTTAGCATCTGTTTTTCCTGGATGGTGCTGACGCCGTCCTTCGGATAGTAGACCACAATGTTGATGTGGGGCACTTTGGCAAAGCCCTCGAGGGCAGCCTTTCCAGTATCGCCGGAGGTGGCGGTCAGAATGACGATATCCTTGCTGATATCGGCGTTTTTCATGGCCGTTGTCATCAGATAGGGGAGAATGGTCAGCGCCATATCCTTGAAGGCGCAGGTAGGGCCGTGGTAAAGCTCAAGAAAATAACGATCGTCTACTTTTTTAAGGGATACGGGTTCCTCATTTTCAAATTTTCCGGTATAATAGGCATTGTGGATACAGTCTTTGATCTGTTCATCACTGAAGTCGTCCAAAAAGTATTTGAAAATCTCAAAAGCCAACTCTCCGTAGGTTGCATCCTTCAAAGCTGTCAGGTCAATTTTTATGTCATGGATGAATGAAGGGACGAATAAGCCGCCATCCTTGGCGATTCCTTTGATAATTCCTTCTGACGCGGACACGTTTGCTTCGCCTCCGCGTGTGCTGACATATTTTTCTTTCATAGTTCCTCCAAAATTTTTATTGAATATCCTTAATATATATGATAGAATGTTTTCGAGATAAAAACAAGTGTTTTTTTCATGAATACATTTACAGAGGTGAAAATCATTTGAATATTGGATTATTGGGGTTCGGAACCATCGGAACCGGTGTGTACGAGCTCATCAATTTAAACAAGGGAAGGTTCGCCAAGAACCTGGACGAAAAAGTTGTGATCACCAAAATTCTGGATAAGGATCCCAACAAGAAGGTAGCAGAGGAAGACAAGGTGGCCCGCGTGGTCACGAACCCGGATGACATTATGGACGATCCGGAGATTGAGATTGTCATTGCGCTTCTCGGCGGTATGGATTTTGAGTATGGCCTCATCAAGCGGGCGCTGGAGAGCGGAAAACATGTGGTAACCGCCAACAAGGCTGTTATATCAGAGTATTTTGAGGAGCTGCTGACCATCGCGGCGGAAAACAATGTGATTCTGCGCTATGAGGCCAGCGTCGGCGGCGGGATTCCCATTATTGGCTCTTTAAAGGAAGAATTAAAGATTAACCGTGTCAATGAAATCAAGGGAATTCTCAATGGAACCACCAATTTCATTCTATCCAAGATGACTGAGGAAGGGGCCGATTTTGCGGATACCCTGAAGCTGGCCCAGAGCATTGGCTTTGCGGAGGCAGACCCGACAGCCGATATTGAGGGCTATGATGTTTCCAGAAAGCTGGCGATTTTATCCTCACTGGCCTACGGCGGCATCATCAAGGATGAGGATGTGCGCAAGCGCGGCCTGTCTGATGTGCGCGCTGTGGATATCGAGATGGCCGGCGATTACGGCTATATCATCAAGTATCTGGGCCATTCTGTGCTAAAGGAAGGAAACCAGGTCTATACCACTGTGGAGCCGGTGATGTTTAAGGAAGCCTCCATTATGAGCAATGTTAATTCCGAATTCAACATTATCTCCATTGTGGGCGACATTATCGGAGAGCTTCAGTTCTACGGCAAGGGCGCAGGCAAGGACGCCACAGCCAACGCCGTGGTGGGCGATGCCCTTTACATCATCAACTGCATTAAGGACAATAATTTCCCCAAACCGCTGGTCTTCAGGAAACAGCTGGACAAAAAAGGC
The DNA window shown above is from Eubacterium limosum and carries:
- the thrC gene encoding threonine synthase yields the protein MKEKYVSTRGGEANVSASEGIIKGIAKDGGLFVPSFIHDIKIDLTALKDATYGELAFEIFKYFLDDFSDEQIKDCIHNAYYTGKFENEEPVSLKKVDDRYFLELYHGPTCAFKDMALTILPYLMTTAMKNADISKDIVILTATSGDTGKAALEGFAKVPHINIVVYYPKDGVSTIQEKQMLTQDGDNTCVIGVAGNFDDTQNGVKEILNNSGLIEELREQGYVFSSANSINIGRLLPQIVYYFYSYMQLYKKAVIDLGEAVNFVVPTGNFGNILAGYYARAIGLPVSRLICASNKNNILTDFFHTGEYNRNRDFYKTMSPSMDILISSNLERLLYDITGGNSEVIADLMNQLSADGSYALERELLFMGDDHVFYAGCANEEETAGAIKRMFEYNHYLMDPHTAVASKVYSDYRADTGDVETPTIILSTASPYKFGRSVYESIFGEVPEGMDDYAVLKELAARTQTEIPVPLRDLDQKENRHDKVCRPEEMAGCITAFLDK
- a CDS encoding homoserine dehydrogenase, whose translation is MNIGLLGFGTIGTGVYELINLNKGRFAKNLDEKVVITKILDKDPNKKVAEEDKVARVVTNPDDIMDDPEIEIVIALLGGMDFEYGLIKRALESGKHVVTANKAVISEYFEELLTIAAENNVILRYEASVGGGIPIIGSLKEELKINRVNEIKGILNGTTNFILSKMTEEGADFADTLKLAQSIGFAEADPTADIEGYDVSRKLAILSSLAYGGIIKDEDVRKRGLSDVRAVDIEMAGDYGYIIKYLGHSVLKEGNQVYTTVEPVMFKEASIMSNVNSEFNIISIVGDIIGELQFYGKGAGKDATANAVVGDALYIINCIKDNNFPKPLVFRKQLDKKGVGAFKGKYYLRVDIDSHDTFEHALNAVDEVCARKNIIVSDNRVFFMTEPVEADVFDAMVAKIKEKQSECFYARIYE